A DNA window from Fragaria vesca subsp. vesca linkage group LG3, FraVesHawaii_1.0, whole genome shotgun sequence contains the following coding sequences:
- the LOC101293855 gene encoding proteasome subunit alpha type-4-like — translation MSRRYDSRTTIFSPEGRLYQVEYAMEAIGNAGTAIGILSKDGVVLVGEKKVTSKLLQTSTSTEKMYKIDDHVACAVAGIMSDANILINTARVQAQRYTFSYQEPMPVEQLVQSLCDTKQGYTQFGGLRPFGVSFLFAGWDKNYGFQLYMSDPSGNYGGWKAAAIGANNQAAQSMLKQDYKDDITREEAVELALKVLSKTMDSTSLTSDKLELAEVFVLPSGKVKYQVVSPDALSKLLVKSGVTQPAAEA, via the coding sequence ATGTCTCGAAGGTATGATAGCCGTACGACAATCTTCTCCCCAGAAGGCCGTCTCTACCAAGTTGAGTATGCCATGGAAGCCATTGGAAATGCAGGAACTGCAATCGGGATATTGTCGAAAGATGGGGTTGTGTTAGTAGGTGAAAAGAAGGTGACCTCCAAGCTCCTTCAGACCTCTACATCAACTGAGAAGATGTACAAGATTGATGACCATGTTGCATGTGCTGTGGCCGGAATAATGTCTGACGCTAACATCCTTATCAACACTGCTAGGGTTCAAGCACAGCGTTATACATTTTCTTACCAGGAGCCAATGCCCGTTGAACAGCTAGTCCAATCTCTCTGTGACACCAAACAAGGCTACACACAGTTTGGTGGGCTCCGTCCATTTGGCGTTTCATTTCTATTTGCAGGCTGGGACAAGAATTATGGTTTCCAGCTTTACATGAGTGACCCAAGTGGAAACTATGGTGGCTGGAAGGCTGCAGCTATTGGGGCAAACAACCAGGCAGCACAGTCGATGCTTAAGCAGGACTACAAGGATGATATAACAAGAGAAGAGGCAGTTGAGCTTGCACTGAAGGTTCTCAGTAAGACAATGGACAGCACTAGTCTAACCTCAGACAAGCTTGAATTGGCTGAGGTTTTTGTATTGCCTTCTGGTAAGGTGAAGTACCAGGTTGTCTCACCAGATGCACTGAGCAAACTCTTGGTCAAGAGTGGGGTGACACAACCTGCAGCTGAGGCCTAG
- the LOC101312128 gene encoding haloacid dehalogenase-like hydrolase domain-containing protein 3-like yields the protein MSLLSKLRCITVDVTGTLIAYKGELGDYYCMAAKSVGQPCPDYKRMHEGFKLAYKEMASNYPCFGHAAKMPNIVWWKTCVRDSFIRAGYHYDEETFEKVFRRIYASFGSAAPYSIFPDSQPFMRWVREQGLKVGLVSNAEYRYQEVILPALGLNQGSEWDFGVFSGIEGVEKPDPRIYEIALKRAGNIKPEEVLHIGDSMRKDYVPATSIGMHGLLLDRFKTSDAEEWRKSGAVVLPDLEAAKEWITSEKSAG from the exons ATGTCGTTGTTGTCAAAGTTGCGGTGCATCACAGTGGATGTTACTGGTACATTGATAGCTTACAAGGGGGAGCTTGGTGACTACTATTGCATGGCAGCCAAATCTGTAGGGCAGCCATGCCCTGACTACAAAAGGATGCATGAGGGCTTCAAACTTGCTTATAAAGAAATGGCCAGCAATTATCCATGTTTTGGGCATGCTGCCAAAATGCCCAACATTGTATGGTGGAAAACTTGCGTCAGAGATTCCTTCATCAGA GCTGGATATCATTATGATGAGGAGACATTTGAGAAAGTGTTTCGGCGCATATATGCATCCTTTGGTTCTGCTGCTCCTTATAGCATTTTTCCTGATTCCCAACCATTTATGAGATGGGTCCGAGAACAAGGTCTTAAAGTTGGACTTGTTAGCAATGCAGAATACCGGTATCAGGAAGTCATTCTTCCGGCTTTGGGTTTAAATCAG GGATCTGAATGGGACTTCGGTGTGTTCTCTGGTATCGAAGGTGTGGAGAAACCAGACCCCAGGATTTATGAGATTGCGCTCAAGAGGGCTGGGAACATAAAACCAGAAGAGGTTCTGCACATAGGGGACAGCATGCGCAAAGACTATGTGCCAGCAACAAGTATTGGGATGCATGGACTGTTACTGGATAGGTTTAAGACATCTGATGCTGAGGAATGGAGGAAATCTGGTGCAGTTGTGCTTCCCGACTTGGAAGCAGCAAAAGAATGGATTACTTCAGAGAAGTCAGCAGGCTGA